Below is a genomic region from Atribacteraceae bacterium.
TGGTAATCATATTAGGAGGCTTGTTGCTCGAACCGGACGAGGCCCTTACCGGCACCAGCCTTTATCTGGCCCTGGGACTGGTTGGTTTTCCGGTTTTTGCCGCACCTCCTTTCGGAGGCCCCATGTATGTTCTGCAGCCGACGTTCGGCTTTCTCCTCGGTTTCCTGTGGTCTGCCCCCCTATTGGCTTTCATGGTGCAACGGTCCCGCCGGAGGACGTTCACCCGTCTGTGCCTGCTCTCAGGGGTGGCCATGGGACTCCTCTATCTCCCCGGCCTAATCTATCTCTGGCTGGTTCTCAACTTTATTATGGGAGTCGATACGGGAATAGCGCGGGTTTTCTCGATCGGTTTTTGGCCCTTTATCGGCCCGGATATCTTG
It encodes:
- a CDS encoding biotin transporter BioY; protein product: MIRNRRKMVRSALFAALIAATALFFRVSSGIVPFSLVPLVIILGGLLLEPDEALTGTSLYLALGLVGFPVFAAPPFGGPMYVLQPTFGFLLGFLWSAPLLAFMVQRSRRRTFTRLCLLSGVAMGLLYLPGLIYLWLVLNFIMGVDTGIARVFSIGFWPFIGPDILKALCAALLAWRLRRLPWVAHSRKEIIVEMNR